From the genome of Persephonella atlantica:
AATCCTCCACAAACAGTTTGTTTTCTGAGCAGGGTAGAAGTCCAGCTCCTATGTCTCCTGTGAACAGTATTTTTGATACAGGGTCATAAACATTAACCTGTCCAGGTGAATGGAGAAAATGGGCCGGTATAATCTTTAAACTGTAACCTGACGTTATTTCTATATCCTGTCCTTCATCAGGTATGCCGTAAACTCTGCTCATATCTTTTATGTCGTAGTGGGGAAGAAATCTCAGCCAGAGTCTTGATATATGAACATCGGCACCGGTCATCTCCATCCAGATGTTCAGTCCCCCGCATATATCAGGATCCTGATGGGAGAGAATAATCTTATTTATCTTTTTAAGTGATATATGCTTTATTACTCTGGAGAGTAATATGGGAAACAGTCCAAAACCACCGGGATCAAGGAGAACACCGTTACTTTTATGTATTATAAGATACTGGTTTGAGGGAATTCCCTGTTCTTCTTTGCTTTCTGCAAAACCTATGAGGACAAACCTGTGATTTTTATTTTCAAATAAAATTCTGTCCATTGATGCCCTGCTTATGTTTTTTTATATTTTCGGAAAATTATCGTTATTAATTGAGTTAAAATATTCTGGATAAAAATTTTGCGAAGGAGAGTTATGGGTAGATTAAGATTTTTGAATGCAGGTGAATCTCATGGACCTGCTTTGACGGCTATTATAGAAGGGATTCCTTCTAATCTTGAGATATCATCTGATTATATTAACCGTCAGCTTGAGAGGAGACAGCAGGGTTACGGTCGTGGCGGCAGGATGAAGATAGAGAAAGATAGGGTTGATATACTGTCGGGAGTTAGATTTGGCAGGACGCTGGGCTCTCCCATAACCCTGATGATAAAAAACAGAGACTGGGAAAACTGGACAGATGTTATGGCTGTAGAGGGAGAACCTACTGGAAAAAGGGAAATTACCAGTCCAAGACCAGGACATGCAGATCTTGTTGGTGGAATAAAGTATGGATTTGAGGATTTAAGGAATGTCTTAGAGAGAGCAAGTGCAAGGGAAACTACAACACGGGTTGCTGTTGGAGCTGTATGCAGAAAGATGCTAGAAGATTTGGGAATAAAGATTGGTAGCTATGTTGTTTCTATTGGTGAGCTTTCAATTGAAGAGTTGATAGTAGGTGTTCCCCTTGAAGAACGATTTGAGAAAGCTGAAAAATCAGTAGTAAGAATACCTGTTCCTGAAGAAGATGATAAATTTAAAAAACTGATAGACATGGCGAAGCAGGAGGGAGAGAGTCTTGGAGGAGTTTTTGAAGTTTTTGCAATAGGTGTTCCTCCAGGGCTGGGTTCTTACGTTCAATGGGATAGAAGGATAGACGGAAAAATAGCTCAGGCATTTATGAGTATTCAGGCAATAAAAGGCGTTGAGATGGGAGAGGGTTTCAGACTGGCACAGAAGTTTGGTTCACAGGCACACGATGAAATATTCTGGGAAAAGGGAAGAGGTTTTTATCACAGAACAAACAGGGCTGGAGGAGTAGAAGGAGGGATGACAAATGGTGAGCCTGTGATAGTCAGAGCTGCAATGAAACCTATACCAACACT
Proteins encoded in this window:
- a CDS encoding MBL fold metallo-hydrolase, producing the protein MDRILFENKNHRFVLIGFAESKEEQGIPSNQYLIIHKSNGVLLDPGGFGLFPILLSRVIKHISLKKINKIILSHQDPDICGGLNIWMEMTGADVHISRLWLRFLPHYDIKDMSRVYGIPDEGQDIEITSGYSLKIIPAHFLHSPGQVNVYDPVSKILFTGDIGAGLLPCSENKLFVEDFDSYVQCIELFHKRYMASNEALKKWVKHIEKLDINIIAPQHGFLYRGESVEKLIEYLFNLKCGVDLM
- the aroC gene encoding chorismate synthase, with amino-acid sequence MGRLRFLNAGESHGPALTAIIEGIPSNLEISSDYINRQLERRQQGYGRGGRMKIEKDRVDILSGVRFGRTLGSPITLMIKNRDWENWTDVMAVEGEPTGKREITSPRPGHADLVGGIKYGFEDLRNVLERASARETTTRVAVGAVCRKMLEDLGIKIGSYVVSIGELSIEELIVGVPLEERFEKAEKSVVRIPVPEEDDKFKKLIDMAKQEGESLGGVFEVFAIGVPPGLGSYVQWDRRIDGKIAQAFMSIQAIKGVEMGEGFRLAQKFGSQAHDEIFWEKGRGFYHRTNRAGGVEGGMTNGEPVIVRAAMKPIPTLMRKKSLQSVNIKTKQPFDAAKERSDVTAVPAAAVVGEAMLSIVLADALLEKFGSDNWEEIKGRVEEYRKYVMEF